The sequence TGGCTATGTATCACAACGTCTGAGATCAAACTTACGTTATGATTACATGAGCTCTAAAGTTAAAGAGATCGTAAAGAAGAAAGGAGGCAGCCTTGATCAGTATAAGAAGCCGCCCCAAATGCATCTCAATAGTTTCAAGCAGCTACAAGACAAACAATATTCCTACAAAACAAGTCTCATCAGGCCCTAAATAAAGAGCTGCGCGAATAGCATGGTACCAAGATTGAACCGTACCTTGAAAACTTCTTTGATTAAATGAATAGGTTATCAGGGCTAATGGCTACCGAGGTTATTGTACTCATATGACCAGAGAGGGTGTGGATGGTGGTGTTTTACGTGAGTCAACAAGAGCCTGGTTGAGTTCATTTTGTACTCTCCATATGCGTGCGGTCCGGTCGCTAGATCCAGTGACAATGAATTGATTATCAGGGCTAATTGCTACTGATTCTATTACATTAGTATGTCCAGTGAGAGTATGCAGTAGAGCGCCAGTATGAGCGTCCCATATGCGTGCAGTATCATCCGAAGATCCAGTAACAATGAACTGATTGTCAGAGCTAATCGCTACTGAGTTTATTGCATAAGTGTGTCCTTTAAGTATACGGATGAGTTTTCCAGTATTTGCATTCCAGATGCGTGCAGTGTTATCTAAAGATCCAGTAACAATGAATTGATTATCAGAGCTAATTGCTATTGAGTTGATGCTGCGAGTATGTCCAGAAAGAGTATGCAGTAGCATACCAGTATGAGCATTCCAGGTGCGTGCAGTGCCGTCCCATGTTCCAGCTCCAGTGACAATGAATGTACTATCAGTGCTAATAGCTACTGAGTTTATTGCATCAGTATGTCCAAAGAGGGTATGAAGTAGTTCACCAGTACGAGCGTTCCAGATGCATACGGTCTTGTCGTCAGATCCAGTAACAAGACACTGATAGTCAGGGCTAATCGTTACTGAGTTGATTCTTTCAGCATGACCTCTAAGGGGATGAAATAGTGTGTTAGTACGAACGTTCCAGATGTGTACGCTCTTGTCGTAAGATCCAGTGGCAATATGCTGATTATCAGAGCTAATTGCTACTGAGGTTATTCCACTAGTATGGCCATAGGTAGTATTGAGTAGTATTCCAGTTTTAGCATCCCAGACGCGTGCGGTCTTGTCGTCAGATCCAGTAAGAATGAACTGATTATCAGAGCTAATTGCTACTGAGTTTATTCCACTAG comes from Candidatus Babeliales bacterium and encodes:
- a CDS encoding WD40 repeat domain-containing protein, encoding MKISKKNILILLLSTIPYTIQHATDQKDTKMSEEQKLKTENVSQTLGVLIDQYAQSTLSDPQASLTSVKLTGHTAVIESVAISSDNQFIVTGSSDTTARIWDAKAGTLLHTLSGHTSGINSVAISSDNQFILTGSDDKTARVWDAKTGILLNTTYGHTSGITSVAISSDNQHIATGSYDKSVHIWNVRTNTLFHPLRGHAERINSVTISPDYQCLVTGSDDKTVCIWNARTGELLHTLFGHTDAINSVAISTDSTFIVTGAGTWDGTARTWNAHTGMLLHTLSGHTRSINSIAISSDNQFIVTGSLDNTARIWNANTGKLIRILKGHTYAINSVAISSDNQFIVTGSSDDTARIWDAHTGALLHTLTGHTNVIESVAISPDNQFIVTGSSDRTARIWRVQNELNQALVDSRKTPPSTPSLVI